The Saprospiraceae bacterium genome includes a window with the following:
- a CDS encoding TrkA family potassium uptake protein, translating into MKKKIIVIGLGNFGGNLAIKLTEDGHEVFGVDSNPSRVDMIQNKINHAMGLDASEDACINYLPIDDCDLVVIAIGENIGASVTSTALIKKHYKGRIIVRSLSPLHKTILEAMQITEIIEPEAEYAHELSNRIMVKGAIKSMELHGEYEIVEVNIPKKIIGLTLADVDVKRNIRYI; encoded by the coding sequence ATGAAGAAAAAAATAATTGTTATTGGATTAGGCAATTTTGGTGGCAATCTTGCTATAAAATTGACTGAAGATGGTCATGAAGTTTTTGGCGTGGACAGTAATCCATCCAGAGTTGACATGATCCAGAATAAGATCAATCATGCCATGGGCCTAGATGCAAGCGAAGATGCTTGTATCAACTACCTTCCGATCGACGACTGTGATTTGGTTGTCATTGCCATTGGCGAAAATATAGGTGCATCAGTCACATCCACTGCATTGATCAAAAAACATTACAAAGGCAGGATTATTGTTCGTTCACTCTCACCGTTGCATAAAACAATTCTGGAGGCGATGCAGATAACAGAAATCATCGAACCTGAAGCTGAATATGCGCATGAATTATCAAATCGGATTATGGTAAAAGGCGCCATCAAGTCAATGGAACTTCACGGAGAATATGAAATTGTTGAGGTCAACATTCCAAAAAAAATAATAGGATTAACCCTTGCAGATGTCGATGTAAAAAGAAATATAAGGTACATATAG
- a CDS encoding YigZ family protein, translated as MLNDQYFTIHSTTFGEYKEKGSKFLAYCHPFSREDDLQVILALIKSEHPKASHYCFAYKIGLDNNRFRSNDDGEPSGTAGKPILGQILSNNLTDILIVVVRYFGGTKLGASGLIHAYRQAAIEGLSNASVIEKFKTTKYVLTFTYEHMGSILASLKTNQINILEKSFDNQCFVKIEIRNSEATKKIILLKSHLLGVSLDQVSEDTVVEFCRIKKLLE; from the coding sequence ATGTTAAATGATCAATATTTTACCATCCATTCAACCACATTTGGTGAGTACAAAGAAAAAGGAAGTAAATTTTTAGCTTACTGCCACCCATTCAGCCGCGAAGACGACCTCCAGGTTATTTTGGCTTTGATAAAATCAGAACATCCGAAAGCCAGTCACTATTGTTTTGCTTATAAGATAGGTCTGGATAATAACCGCTTCAGGTCAAATGATGACGGAGAGCCATCCGGTACAGCAGGAAAACCTATACTTGGACAAATCCTAAGTAACAATCTCACAGATATCCTTATTGTGGTGGTGAGATATTTTGGAGGTACCAAGCTTGGAGCTTCAGGTTTGATTCATGCTTATCGTCAGGCTGCCATAGAAGGTTTGTCAAATGCATCAGTCATTGAAAAATTTAAGACTACCAAGTATGTGCTTACATTTACTTATGAGCACATGGGCTCCATCCTGGCATCTCTAAAAACAAACCAAATTAATATCTTGGAGAAGTCCTTTGATAATCAATGTTTTGTAAAAATTGAAATCAGAAATTCAGAAGCGACAAAAAAAATAATCCTTTTAAAAAGTCACTTACTTGGTGTCAGCTTGGATCAGGTATCTGAAGATACAGTTGTTGAGTTTTGCAGGATTAAAAAGCTTCTTGAATAA
- a CDS encoding DUF2309 domain-containing protein — MQKHEFIFKEENVIHHLKHYLPAQAALKDFIHHNTLHAFQDRKFYDAITQASQIFGYKTSLSLVEYRDLFSQKKISEATLEKVILDKKGQSNADNWKDKMISGNYSDHFGGRRSHLRNHWKDLYSVDLDLAIQPFLFRFLCSYLDQGIAIWGFPVWNKGFLTTIREMERNTYTSFFKTPRAKRLLMDRKCEISDLLKILVGDEKLYEHYLFDQQFAHPGWSGIVSVIEDMPQTLLDTRRISLQDLIIFELLLEIDTLDHKFGENWLPLSMRITKKVQPLFDKVEKTEYHEVLHLWQDAFEWSFYDQVLGGLQNNHAKEVQPESPAFQALFCIDDRECSLRRYVEDIEPRAQTYGTPGFFGVAFYYKPKDGKFSMKVCPAPMNPPYLIKEEVDNKKNKKDFHFADYTHSLFFGWLITHTIGFWSAIRLFINIFTPRLSPATTLSFRHMDKFSKLTIENHNTKIKEDGMQIGFTIPEMADRVEGLLKSIGLVKDFAPIIYAVGHGASSVNNTHYAGYDCGACSGRPGSVNARVISYMANHPEVRSMLRERGIDIPAKTTFLGALHDTTRDEIEFYDDNFPDLAKTDLHKHTKQVFNQALERNARERARRFATTSSKSDLKKLHQAVKKRSVSLFEPRPELNHATNALCIIGRRELTKDLFLDRRAFMNSYDYAIDPEGNYLFNILSAAAPVCGGINLEYYFSRVDNLKLGAGTKLPHNVMGLIGVANGIDGDLRPGLPNQMVEVHDPLRLLIIVEHFDDIALKTIQRTPQLYEWFINEWVHLVVIHPDTKKITRFKDGSFFDYTPDFVPSTVTDVESLFKTESDNLPVLIIKE; from the coding sequence ATGCAGAAACATGAGTTCATCTTCAAAGAAGAAAACGTCATTCATCACCTGAAACATTATCTTCCGGCACAGGCAGCGTTAAAAGATTTCATTCATCATAACACGTTACACGCTTTTCAGGACAGAAAATTTTATGATGCGATCACACAGGCAAGTCAGATATTTGGATACAAAACCAGTCTTTCTCTTGTAGAATACAGAGATCTGTTTAGTCAAAAAAAGATTTCTGAAGCCACACTGGAAAAAGTTATCTTGGATAAAAAAGGTCAATCAAATGCAGACAATTGGAAAGACAAAATGATTTCCGGAAATTATTCAGATCATTTTGGTGGCAGAAGGAGTCATTTGCGCAATCATTGGAAAGATTTATACTCAGTAGATCTCGATCTGGCGATTCAGCCGTTTTTATTCAGGTTTTTATGCAGTTATCTCGATCAGGGGATTGCTATTTGGGGGTTTCCGGTATGGAATAAGGGCTTCCTGACAACCATCAGAGAGATGGAACGCAATACTTATACCAGCTTTTTTAAAACTCCAAGAGCAAAACGGCTACTTATGGACCGAAAATGCGAAATCAGCGACTTGCTGAAAATCCTGGTGGGTGATGAAAAATTGTATGAACATTACTTGTTTGATCAGCAATTTGCGCATCCAGGTTGGTCAGGTATCGTTTCTGTAATAGAAGATATGCCACAAACCTTGCTGGATACCAGACGGATCTCGCTTCAGGATCTGATTATATTTGAACTATTGCTGGAAATTGACACATTAGACCATAAATTTGGTGAAAACTGGTTACCACTGAGTATGAGGATCACCAAAAAAGTGCAACCCCTTTTTGATAAAGTTGAAAAGACAGAATATCATGAGGTTCTTCATCTATGGCAAGATGCTTTTGAGTGGTCTTTTTATGATCAGGTACTTGGAGGATTACAAAATAATCATGCCAAAGAAGTCCAGCCGGAATCACCAGCATTTCAGGCATTATTTTGTATCGATGACAGAGAATGTTCACTCAGGCGATATGTAGAAGACATAGAACCACGTGCTCAAACATACGGTACCCCCGGATTTTTTGGAGTTGCGTTTTACTATAAACCCAAGGATGGGAAATTTTCTATGAAAGTATGTCCTGCTCCCATGAATCCGCCATATCTCATCAAGGAAGAAGTCGATAACAAGAAGAACAAAAAAGATTTTCACTTTGCAGACTATACCCATTCTCTCTTTTTTGGTTGGTTGATCACTCATACGATTGGTTTTTGGTCCGCCATCAGACTATTTATCAACATTTTTACACCCAGATTGAGCCCGGCCACCACCCTATCTTTCAGACACATGGATAAATTTTCGAAGCTCACCATCGAAAATCACAATACTAAAATCAAAGAAGATGGTATGCAGATCGGATTTACCATACCCGAAATGGCAGACAGAGTGGAAGGATTGCTCAAAAGTATCGGATTGGTCAAAGATTTTGCACCCATTATATATGCTGTAGGTCATGGCGCCAGTAGTGTCAATAATACCCACTATGCAGGATATGACTGTGGAGCTTGTTCTGGCAGACCTGGTTCAGTCAATGCCAGAGTGATAAGTTATATGGCCAATCATCCGGAAGTACGCAGCATGCTTCGTGAGAGAGGAATAGATATTCCTGCCAAAACTACATTCCTGGGAGCATTACACGACACTACAAGGGATGAAATCGAATTTTATGACGATAATTTTCCAGATCTCGCAAAAACTGATTTGCATAAACATACTAAACAAGTTTTTAATCAGGCTTTGGAAAGGAATGCAAGGGAAAGAGCCCGCAGATTTGCCACGACGAGCTCAAAATCAGATCTCAAAAAGCTCCATCAAGCAGTCAAGAAGCGATCAGTATCCTTATTTGAACCAAGACCTGAGCTCAATCATGCCACCAATGCACTTTGCATTATAGGACGTAGGGAGCTGACCAAAGATCTGTTTCTGGATCGAAGAGCTTTTATGAATTCGTATGATTATGCCATAGATCCGGAAGGAAACTATCTGTTTAATATCCTTTCAGCTGCTGCCCCGGTTTGTGGTGGAATCAATCTGGAATACTATTTTTCGAGAGTGGACAATCTTAAATTGGGAGCGGGGACTAAGTTGCCGCATAATGTGATGGGATTGATTGGTGTAGCCAATGGAATAGACGGAGATTTGCGCCCTGGACTTCCCAATCAAATGGTAGAAGTCCACGATCCCCTGAGATTGCTGATCATTGTAGAACATTTTGATGATATCGCATTGAAAACCATACAACGCACTCCACAACTGTATGAATGGTTCATCAATGAATGGGTACATTTGGTGGTTATCCATCCTGATACAAAAAAAATCACCCGATTCAAAGATGGGTCATTTTTTGATTACACACCGGATTTTGTGCCATCAACGGTGACAGATGTTGAATCCCTCTTCAAAACAGAAAGTGACAACCTTCCTGTATTAATCATAAAAGAATAG
- the surE gene encoding 5'/3'-nucleotidase SurE: MILITNDDGIVAPGIKALVEVASKFGEVVVVAPDSPQSGQGHAITINQPLKLRKVNIFQGIDSYECSGTPVDCVKLAKNVLLKDKKIDLCLSGINHGANASINIIYSGTMSAAMEASLEKIDSIGFSLLDMSFDADFTAAKHYAEKIIKSVMENPMNGCKLLNVNIPSGKLEDINGIKVCRQGDGTWVEEFQEGTDPRGEKYYWLTGKFVSFEPEHMDDHDIIALKSKYVSVVPSNHDLTHHTAIKDFKYMEKL, translated from the coding sequence ATGATTCTTATCACCAATGATGATGGTATAGTTGCTCCCGGTATCAAAGCCCTGGTAGAAGTAGCTTCAAAATTTGGCGAAGTGGTCGTTGTTGCACCGGATTCACCACAATCAGGTCAAGGCCATGCCATCACTATCAATCAACCACTAAAACTCAGGAAAGTTAATATTTTCCAGGGCATAGACTCTTATGAATGCTCCGGAACTCCTGTAGATTGTGTCAAACTGGCAAAAAACGTTTTACTAAAAGATAAAAAAATAGACCTTTGTCTTTCAGGTATCAATCACGGGGCCAATGCATCTATCAACATCATTTATTCGGGCACTATGTCAGCGGCTATGGAAGCCAGTCTTGAAAAAATAGACTCTATTGGTTTTTCGTTATTAGATATGAGTTTTGATGCAGATTTTACAGCTGCCAAACATTATGCAGAAAAAATCATCAAATCTGTCATGGAAAATCCTATGAATGGATGCAAATTGCTGAATGTCAATATACCATCAGGCAAACTTGAAGACATAAACGGTATCAAAGTATGCCGTCAGGGAGATGGCACCTGGGTCGAAGAATTTCAGGAAGGAACTGATCCAAGGGGCGAAAAATACTATTGGCTCACCGGAAAGTTTGTATCATTCGAACCGGAACATATGGATGATCACGATATTATCGCACTGAAAAGCAAATATGTATCAGTGGTTCCTTCAAACCACGATCTGACACACCATACTGCTATTAAGGATTTTAAATATATGGAAAAATTATAA
- a CDS encoding DUF2490 domain-containing protein — protein sequence MLTKKYLYPIVFVFVFVLIVNHTLQAQNSRLSDNSTIGWFSVNSTFKISSKIGFTTEFHWRRVELVNKPMAGLWRSSLNYQIHPKVQFRIGYALIENFPYGVYPLNGFGKEFTEHRMFQALLLTDKISRLELSHRFMLEQRWIGRYSNGALEKEDSYVYGHRWRYMLRMQIPLFKQSMDDNTVFLAASNEAMIGFGKNVNENIFDQNRLAFLLGYRFDSRIRMEAGYLNHIFQLAREIDGRNVFQHNNGLIFNLLLSFDWSKKQNKN from the coding sequence ATGTTGACTAAAAAATATTTATATCCTATTGTATTTGTCTTTGTCTTTGTATTAATAGTAAATCATACACTTCAGGCCCAAAATAGCAGGCTAAGTGATAATAGTACAATTGGATGGTTTAGTGTAAACAGTACATTTAAAATTTCTTCCAAAATAGGGTTTACTACAGAATTCCATTGGAGAAGAGTGGAACTGGTAAACAAACCTATGGCAGGATTATGGAGAAGCAGTTTAAATTACCAAATACACCCAAAAGTTCAATTCAGGATTGGTTATGCATTAATAGAAAACTTTCCTTATGGAGTTTATCCCCTCAATGGTTTTGGTAAAGAGTTTACTGAACACAGGATGTTTCAGGCATTATTATTGACAGATAAGATATCCCGATTGGAGCTGTCTCATCGATTTATGCTCGAACAAAGATGGATAGGCAGATACTCAAATGGAGCTCTTGAAAAAGAAGATTCATATGTCTATGGCCATAGGTGGAGATACATGCTTCGTATGCAAATCCCATTATTTAAGCAGTCGATGGATGACAATACAGTATTTCTGGCAGCATCTAATGAAGCGATGATAGGATTTGGAAAAAATGTGAATGAAAATATATTTGACCAAAACAGATTGGCGTTTTTATTGGGTTACAGATTTGATAGCCGGATAAGAATGGAGGCAGGATACCTCAATCATATTTTTCAGCTGGCAAGAGAAATTGACGGCCGAAATGTTTTTCAGCATAACAACGGACTGATTTTCAATTTATTACTATCATTCGATTGGAGCAAAAAACAAAACAAGAATTAA
- a CDS encoding SulP family inorganic anion transporter produces the protein MKNKNKHLPKEGFAGLRENFSSDAISGFIVFLLALPLSMGIAKASDFPPIMGLITAIVGGMIVSFFMGSRLTIKGPAAGLIVIVAGSVADFGGGETGWHLALGAMFVAALVQILFGVLKFGKMTDFFPLSAIHGMLAAIGIIIIAKQLPVLLNVNPQLMAGKGPIDILSSLPTVFSNLDPRGALIGVLSLAIMLGWPYLKKYSIGKIPSPLIVLMIAVPGELLMDFQHTEPSYALVHIGNLMENLHLNINFGGIATPGIFIKYVIMFALVGTLESLLTVKAIDLLDPHKRKSDNNKDLIAVGIGNVITSILGGLPMIAEVARSSANVNNGAKTRWANFFHGFFILLFVLTASKYIEMTPNAALAAMFIAVGIKLAHPKEFIHTFNIGKEQLAIFLVTIIFTLFEDLLIGIAAGMLLKIIIHLFHGVPLRSLFKVPVEISFEGDDYLVVVDKAALFTNFIGIKNKLESIPSGFNVTIDLNNTKVTDHSVMKNLDHFKHDYEATGGHVTIIGLDDHKSLSKHHLAARKKTS, from the coding sequence ATGAAAAATAAAAATAAACACCTTCCGAAAGAAGGCTTTGCAGGTCTTAGGGAGAACTTCAGTTCTGATGCCATTTCTGGCTTTATAGTCTTTTTACTGGCTTTGCCACTGAGTATGGGCATAGCCAAAGCTTCAGATTTTCCCCCTATTATGGGATTGATCACTGCCATCGTAGGTGGTATGATTGTTAGTTTTTTCATGGGAAGCAGACTTACTATAAAAGGTCCTGCTGCCGGTTTGATTGTGATAGTTGCCGGTTCGGTAGCAGATTTTGGTGGTGGTGAGACAGGATGGCATCTGGCATTGGGGGCTATGTTTGTTGCAGCATTAGTACAAATCCTGTTTGGAGTTCTAAAATTTGGAAAGATGACAGACTTTTTCCCACTTTCGGCCATTCATGGTATGCTTGCAGCTATTGGCATTATCATCATAGCAAAACAGCTGCCAGTGTTACTAAACGTCAATCCACAACTTATGGCAGGAAAAGGACCCATCGATATTTTAAGTTCCTTACCCACCGTTTTTAGTAATCTGGATCCCAGAGGTGCTTTGATTGGAGTCCTTAGCTTAGCGATAATGTTGGGTTGGCCATATTTAAAAAAATATTCAATAGGAAAAATCCCATCTCCTTTGATTGTACTTATGATTGCTGTACCAGGTGAACTTCTGATGGATTTTCAACATACAGAACCATCATACGCTTTGGTACATATTGGCAATCTTATGGAAAATCTGCATCTGAATATCAATTTTGGTGGTATCGCAACACCAGGTATTTTTATAAAATATGTCATCATGTTTGCTCTGGTAGGAACTCTGGAATCTTTATTGACCGTAAAAGCCATTGATTTATTAGACCCACACAAAAGAAAATCAGACAATAACAAAGATCTGATAGCTGTAGGCATTGGAAATGTCATTACCTCCATTTTGGGTGGATTGCCAATGATCGCTGAAGTAGCAAGAAGTTCGGCCAATGTAAATAATGGCGCAAAAACAAGGTGGGCAAACTTTTTTCATGGTTTTTTTATTTTGTTATTTGTATTGACAGCGTCCAAGTATATAGAAATGACTCCCAATGCTGCTTTGGCTGCCATGTTTATTGCAGTAGGTATAAAACTGGCACATCCTAAAGAATTTATTCATACTTTCAATATAGGAAAAGAGCAGTTGGCCATTTTTCTGGTTACCATCATTTTTACTCTATTTGAAGACTTATTGATAGGAATAGCAGCAGGTATGCTCTTAAAAATCATTATTCATCTGTTTCATGGGGTTCCACTCAGGTCTCTTTTCAAAGTTCCGGTTGAAATATCTTTTGAAGGAGATGATTATTTAGTAGTGGTGGACAAAGCCGCACTATTTACCAATTTTATTGGGATTAAAAACAAACTGGAAAGTATTCCCAGCGGATTTAATGTTACGATTGATCTGAACAATACAAAAGTAACAGACCACTCGGTCATGAAAAACCTGGATCACTTCAAACACGATTATGAAGCAACAGGAGGTCACGTGACCATCATTGGACTCGATGATCACAAATCCTTATCTAAACACCATTTAGCAGCGAGAAAAAAAACTAGTTAA
- a CDS encoding TerC family protein, whose product MIIWSLFLLMIGIFLALDLGVFNRHAHEISYKEASRWTLVWTTLGMSFSILVYFIYQNGWLGEMAKTAVPFDASIEYLTGYIIELTLSIDNIFVIAMIFRSFKIPKKYQHRVLFWGIIGALVFRGLMILFGVVLIEQFKWTTYVFGAFLIFTAIKMALSDEEKEFDPKQSWVYRTIRRFMPVTGRIDGQKFFINKRGLTIATPLLLALILIEFTDIMFALDSIPAILAITRDPFIVFTSNIFAILGLRSMYFFVANMLDSFHYLKYSLTVILIYVGIKLILANHFHLPLGISLGIIAVSIFAGVYFSIKYKKEHPHGHVESN is encoded by the coding sequence ATGATTATCTGGTCACTTTTTTTATTGATGATAGGTATTTTTCTTGCATTGGACCTTGGTGTTTTTAACAGGCACGCTCATGAAATTTCCTACAAGGAAGCCAGCAGATGGACTTTGGTTTGGACCACCTTAGGTATGAGTTTTTCCATCCTGGTGTATTTCATATATCAAAACGGATGGTTGGGAGAAATGGCAAAAACAGCTGTTCCATTTGATGCATCGATAGAGTATCTGACCGGATACATCATAGAGTTGACCTTAAGTATTGACAATATTTTTGTGATTGCCATGATATTCAGATCTTTTAAAATTCCTAAGAAATATCAGCATCGTGTTTTGTTTTGGGGAATTATCGGGGCATTGGTATTCAGAGGATTGATGATACTATTCGGTGTAGTCCTGATAGAACAATTTAAATGGACAACGTATGTATTTGGTGCATTTTTGATATTTACAGCGATCAAAATGGCTTTAAGTGATGAAGAAAAGGAATTCGACCCAAAACAATCCTGGGTATACAGGACCATCAGACGATTTATGCCGGTCACAGGAAGAATAGACGGACAGAAATTTTTTATCAATAAAAGAGGACTTACTATTGCTACACCTTTACTGTTGGCCTTAATACTTATCGAATTTACTGATATCATGTTCGCTTTGGATAGTATTCCTGCCATACTCGCTATCACCAGAGATCCTTTTATCGTATTTACATCCAATATTTTCGCTATACTGGGATTGAGATCTATGTACTTTTTTGTAGCCAATATGCTGGATTCGTTTCATTACCTTAAATATAGCCTTACTGTAATCTTGATATATGTAGGTATAAAATTGATTTTAGCCAATCATTTTCATTTGCCATTGGGAATATCACTCGGTATCATCGCTGTGTCTATTTTCGCAGGTGTTTACTTCTCAATAAAGTATAAAAAAGAGCACCCTCATGGACATGTGGAAAGCAATTAA
- the lpxB gene encoding lipid-A-disaccharide synthase, giving the protein MKYYLIAGEASGDLHGSNLIKQLKILDSNSQIRCWGGDKMADAGGDLVKHFKKLAFMGFVEVIKNLKTILSLLSFCKKDILSFHPDVLVLIDYPGFNLRIAKWAKQQGIKVVYYITPQVWAWHKSRVHDLGKYTELLIVILPFEPKFFNHFGYKALYVGHPLLDAIHNFSPDDQALKLISGNKEILALLPGSRKQEIKTMLPVMLQACKNQPYHIVIAAAPSIDDVIYEQIIADSGLAEKPTLLKNQTYTLLSKARYAFVSSGTATLETALFGVPQVVCYKGNIISYHIAKWLIDLKYISLVNLIADKEVVKELIQNDLTADNLVNELENLKIRHVDIQTEYKVIKTLLGEKGASEKAARAIFELNSKG; this is encoded by the coding sequence GTGAAATATTATCTGATTGCAGGCGAAGCATCCGGAGATCTTCATGGATCAAATCTGATAAAACAACTCAAAATACTTGACTCTAATAGTCAGATTCGGTGCTGGGGTGGAGATAAAATGGCTGACGCAGGTGGTGATCTGGTCAAACACTTCAAAAAACTGGCTTTTATGGGATTTGTTGAAGTGATTAAAAATCTAAAAACCATACTATCCCTGCTCAGTTTTTGCAAAAAAGACATTCTAAGCTTTCATCCGGATGTATTGGTACTTATAGACTATCCCGGTTTTAATCTTCGAATTGCCAAATGGGCTAAACAACAAGGAATAAAGGTCGTTTATTATATCACTCCTCAAGTCTGGGCATGGCATAAAAGCAGAGTTCATGACTTGGGAAAATACACTGAACTACTTATCGTCATCCTGCCATTCGAGCCCAAATTTTTTAATCACTTTGGTTATAAAGCTCTTTATGTCGGCCACCCACTGTTAGACGCTATTCACAACTTTTCTCCTGACGATCAGGCACTTAAGCTGATCTCAGGTAACAAAGAAATATTGGCTTTACTGCCAGGTAGCAGAAAACAGGAAATAAAAACTATGCTTCCTGTCATGTTGCAGGCTTGCAAAAACCAGCCTTATCACATCGTCATCGCCGCAGCACCATCCATTGATGATGTCATTTATGAACAAATCATAGCTGACTCTGGCCTTGCTGAAAAACCTACACTGCTAAAAAATCAAACGTATACCTTACTCAGTAAAGCAAGATATGCATTTGTCAGTTCGGGTACTGCCACTTTGGAGACTGCGCTTTTTGGTGTTCCCCAGGTGGTTTGTTACAAAGGCAATATAATATCTTATCACATCGCTAAATGGCTCATTGACCTTAAATATATTTCATTGGTCAACCTGATCGCAGATAAAGAAGTTGTCAAAGAGTTGATACAAAATGATTTAACTGCAGATAATTTGGTCAATGAACTTGAAAATCTGAAGATACGACATGTAGATATTCAAACAGAATATAAAGTTATCAAAACACTGCTTGGAGAAAAAGGAGCATCTGAAAAGGCGGCAAGGGCGATTTTTGAATTGAATTCCAAAGGTTAA